One window of Caldivirga sp. genomic DNA carries:
- a CDS encoding radical SAM protein, with protein sequence MRVLLAVPPGIDKMEIYKVLGLKAPPLGLAWIAAVLERAGHEVKIIDSPTEGIDLGTFINEVKAWSPDIVGLTALTPTIYKAYDTVKAIKEYDKDLPIMMGGPHASFMYEEALNNGVDVVVRGEGEYTTLDLINTIEKMGMNKDALKEVNGIVFSSGGEVIRTRDRPPIRNLDELPFPARHLLPMDKYTIFGKPIRIIHVMASRGCPYGCSFCSTSYYWGRLIRYRSAKNVVDEIEEAVNKYNTNTVVFTDDEFTLGKRFVYDFLRELRERKLDINFSCGSRVDTIDRRMMSDLLNHGCTALYFGVESASQDTINRIGKRITIEQAIKVFEWVHELKVNAVASFVIGFPWETIDDMKRTAKFAAKLNPSYAQFTVATPYPGTPLYYQAVNENLIEDWNWEHYTTLRAVMRGYRFTRQQADKMLQYAYRVFYLRAGFLAKELLSGKLSMVITAIKNSIVPWFIDRLMKRNE encoded by the coding sequence ATGAGGGTTCTATTAGCAGTTCCACCAGGTATTGATAAAATGGAGATATATAAGGTCCTTGGGCTTAAGGCGCCACCACTTGGACTGGCTTGGATTGCAGCGGTTCTTGAAAGGGCTGGACATGAGGTTAAGATAATTGACTCACCAACCGAGGGTATTGACCTAGGAACCTTCATTAACGAGGTTAAGGCATGGAGCCCTGATATAGTGGGCTTAACGGCATTAACACCAACAATATATAAGGCTTATGATACTGTTAAGGCAATTAAGGAGTATGATAAGGACTTGCCCATAATGATGGGTGGACCACATGCATCATTCATGTATGAGGAGGCGTTAAACAATGGGGTTGATGTAGTGGTTAGAGGCGAGGGGGAGTACACTACACTGGACCTCATCAACACCATTGAGAAGATGGGAATGAATAAGGATGCTCTCAAGGAGGTTAATGGCATAGTTTTCAGTAGTGGTGGTGAGGTTATTAGGACAAGGGATAGGCCACCCATAAGGAACCTTGATGAGTTACCATTTCCAGCACGTCACCTACTGCCAATGGATAAGTACACAATATTCGGTAAACCAATTAGGATAATTCACGTCATGGCTAGCCGTGGTTGCCCATACGGTTGCTCCTTCTGCTCAACATCATACTACTGGGGTAGGTTAATTAGGTATAGGTCTGCGAAGAATGTCGTGGATGAAATTGAAGAGGCTGTTAATAAGTACAACACTAATACTGTAGTCTTCACTGATGATGAGTTCACCCTAGGTAAGAGATTTGTTTACGACTTTTTAAGGGAGTTAAGGGAAAGGAAACTCGACATAAACTTCTCCTGTGGTTCAAGGGTTGATACTATTGATAGGAGGATGATGAGCGACTTACTAAACCACGGTTGCACAGCCCTTTACTTTGGTGTCGAATCAGCTAGTCAAGACACCATAAATAGGATTGGTAAAAGGATAACCATTGAGCAGGCCATTAAGGTCTTTGAATGGGTTCATGAGCTTAAGGTTAATGCAGTAGCATCATTCGTTATAGGTTTCCCATGGGAAACAATAGATGACATGAAGAGAACCGCTAAGTTCGCCGCTAAGCTTAACCCATCTTATGCACAGTTCACGGTAGCAACACCATACCCTGGCACTCCACTTTATTATCAAGCCGTTAACGAGAACCTTATTGAGGATTGGAACTGGGAGCATTACACGACATTGAGGGCAGTCATGAGGGGTTATAGGTTCACTAGGCAGCAGGCTGATAAAATGCTTCAATACGCCTACAGGGTCTTCTACCTCAGGGCAGGATTCCTTGCAAAAGAACTGTTAAGCGGCAAGTTAAGCATGGTGATTACGGCTATTAAGAATTCAATTGTACCCTGGTTCATTGACAGGTTAATGAAGCGGAATGAGTAA
- a CDS encoding radical SAM protein, whose amino-acid sequence MSSAIDNITSKASERSGTGALIAAIRMLNRGAIRHALSALMKEIEFNGERKPLLEWVMAAYAGNEPCPTVAHLASPFFKAMVKLTMSYFHANEDDVKQILSDPAVRRGIVTTLRGIALFGVTTPQKLPAPFFIVWNFTNLCNLKCVHCYQNAGKPLPNELTLEEKLRVVKELDEAGVPAIALSGGEPTIHPDFWVVLNEMNRRGFYSAVATNGLMFANMEFAEKAKKAGLRYVEISIDAADPAVHDKFRGVEGAWDKAVRGLINAVKLGFSAALAFTVTKTNIDQVDKILDLAQEIGVRRVVFFNFVPVGRGRENLDIDLSPEERESFMRHIYMEMKRRNMEIVTTAPYYGRVVNQLSNNSDTAPTHFVVASDPITRELTEFIGGCGAGRIYAAIEPEGTLTPCVFLPYPVGNLRTRSFWDIWMDPFMENFRDRSRLKGFCGRCPYKMICGGCRARAYGYFGDVLAPDPGCIYNSREWKRLKDEVEQWAKIKVTVSKLGFK is encoded by the coding sequence ATGTCATCAGCCATCGATAACATTACTAGTAAGGCTTCTGAGAGGAGTGGGACTGGGGCGTTAATAGCTGCGATTAGGATGCTTAATAGGGGTGCTATACGCCATGCCTTATCAGCATTAATGAAGGAGATTGAGTTTAACGGTGAGAGGAAGCCGCTACTTGAATGGGTTATGGCTGCCTACGCAGGTAATGAACCTTGCCCAACTGTAGCGCATTTGGCTTCACCGTTCTTTAAGGCCATGGTTAAGTTAACCATGAGTTACTTCCATGCTAATGAGGATGACGTTAAGCAGATACTTAGTGACCCAGCTGTTAGGAGGGGTATTGTTACTACACTTAGGGGTATTGCATTATTTGGTGTAACCACTCCCCAGAAGCTTCCTGCGCCATTCTTCATAGTTTGGAACTTCACTAACCTATGCAACCTTAAGTGCGTTCACTGTTATCAGAATGCCGGTAAGCCACTACCAAATGAGTTAACCTTAGAGGAGAAGCTTAGGGTAGTTAAGGAACTTGATGAAGCTGGCGTACCAGCAATAGCCCTATCTGGTGGTGAACCAACAATACACCCAGACTTCTGGGTTGTATTAAACGAGATGAATAGAAGGGGCTTTTACTCAGCGGTGGCTACTAATGGACTCATGTTCGCTAACATGGAGTTCGCTGAGAAGGCTAAGAAGGCTGGGTTAAGGTACGTGGAGATTAGTATCGATGCTGCTGACCCAGCTGTTCACGATAAGTTTAGGGGGGTTGAGGGGGCTTGGGATAAGGCCGTTAGGGGGCTCATTAATGCCGTTAAGTTAGGCTTCAGTGCCGCATTAGCCTTTACAGTGACCAAAACTAACATTGACCAGGTTGATAAGATACTTGACCTAGCCCAGGAAATAGGCGTGAGGAGGGTCGTCTTCTTCAACTTTGTCCCAGTGGGTAGGGGCCGTGAGAACCTGGATATTGACTTATCACCCGAGGAGAGGGAGAGTTTCATGAGACATATTTACATGGAGATGAAGAGGAGGAACATGGAGATAGTTACTACGGCACCTTACTATGGTAGGGTTGTTAATCAGCTAAGCAATAATAGTGATACAGCCCCAACGCACTTTGTAGTTGCCAGTGACCCAATAACAAGGGAGTTAACCGAATTCATTGGTGGCTGTGGAGCTGGTAGAATCTACGCTGCAATTGAACCTGAGGGAACCCTCACACCATGTGTCTTCCTACCCTACCCAGTGGGTAACCTTAGGACTAGGTCATTTTGGGATATTTGGATGGACCCATTCATGGAGAACTTCAGAGACAGGAGCAGGCTTAAAGGCTTCTGCGGCCGGTGCCCATATAAGATGATTTGCGGTGGCTGCAGGGCTAGGGCGTATGGGTACTTCGGTGATGTTTTAGCTCCAGATCCAGGATGCATATATAATTCCAGGGAGTGGAAAAGGCTTAAGGATGAGGTTGAACAGTGGGCTAAGATTAAGGTTACAGTATCCAAGTTAGGGTTCAAGTAA
- a CDS encoding NAD(P)-dependent oxidoreductase, with translation MVRVGLIGLGTMGWRIAKNLRDDGLLVGVFNRTMSKALRFAEEFKVHVFNNPAELASNVDVVVSIVSDDDAVKSIMLGEGGVINGIKQGSLIIEMSTISPSTSIELASKVKEKGGLMVDAPIIGTSVLIEKREAVVLIGGEKEAYERAYEVVRHFARYIIHIGPNGYGLYAKLINNALLGSYVAALAEVVNLGEAMGLSSGVIMDVLTKLSSARSPTSELKVPKMINNDFSPQFATKHMRKDLDLVNKEASRLGVPIPMAALSLQLYRMAETSGLSDDDFSAVVKILKRRNLTQH, from the coding sequence ATGGTTAGGGTAGGCTTAATAGGCTTGGGCACGATGGGTTGGAGGATTGCTAAGAACCTTAGGGATGATGGATTACTTGTAGGAGTGTTTAATAGAACTATGAGTAAGGCCCTGAGGTTTGCAGAAGAGTTTAAGGTTCATGTGTTCAATAATCCTGCTGAATTAGCCAGTAATGTTGATGTAGTAGTATCAATAGTGTCGGATGATGATGCAGTCAAATCCATTATGCTGGGTGAGGGAGGGGTCATTAATGGGATTAAGCAAGGCTCCTTGATAATTGAAATGTCAACGATATCTCCATCAACATCAATTGAATTGGCCAGTAAGGTTAAGGAGAAGGGTGGATTAATGGTTGATGCACCAATAATAGGTACCTCAGTACTTATTGAGAAACGCGAGGCCGTAGTACTAATTGGTGGTGAGAAGGAAGCGTATGAGAGGGCTTACGAGGTGGTTAGGCACTTCGCCCGTTACATAATTCACATTGGGCCTAATGGGTATGGGCTTTACGCTAAGTTAATCAATAATGCGTTGCTTGGCTCCTATGTGGCAGCTTTAGCTGAGGTTGTTAACCTGGGTGAAGCTATGGGATTAAGCAGTGGCGTAATAATGGATGTGTTGACTAAGCTCTCAAGCGCTAGGTCACCAACCTCAGAGCTTAAGGTACCTAAGATGATTAATAATGACTTTAGTCCTCAGTTCGCTACAAAACACATGAGGAAAGACCTTGACTTGGTTAATAAGGAGGCAAGCAGATTGGGAGTACCAATACCAATGGCAGCATTATCACTTCAATTATATAGGATGGCTGAGACAAGTGGATTAAGCGATGACGACTTCTCAGCCGTAGTTAAAATACTTAAGAGACGTAACTTAACTCAACATTAG
- a CDS encoding MBL fold metallo-hydrolase has translation MVEVTVRDLTSRVSLVGTYYGDVELNMVYVKDSGVLLDTSTSGIIEDVVKVIGLPKVAIIAHPHEDHAGGSGYLASRGVRVIAHEVARGFLYNNVINVDSFFPLKYRRCFTPEFSESFIRDFRSKVGSPMVHESFRGMLSIDGVKCIEAFGHTSGTVVCIADGVMFTSDAVQGSGIRGSETTDSIPQLTSIDDYLQTLSSLRSIKVNMLVPGHNYLPFAKRVLEGDEIRGFIDASVESVNRILNIAKSLLEERPMTICEFATNLIHEYGVKRSLYPQALITADAVLRYYRRRGMLKVIKEGDVALYSIA, from the coding sequence ATGGTTGAGGTTACTGTTAGAGATTTAACAAGTAGGGTTAGCCTAGTAGGTACGTATTATGGTGATGTTGAGTTAAACATGGTTTACGTTAAGGATAGTGGGGTACTGCTTGACACATCAACATCAGGCATAATAGAGGATGTGGTTAAGGTAATAGGGTTACCTAAGGTAGCGATAATTGCTCATCCACATGAGGATCATGCCGGTGGAAGCGGGTACTTAGCAAGCAGGGGTGTTAGGGTAATCGCCCATGAGGTTGCCAGAGGCTTCCTGTACAATAACGTAATAAACGTTGACTCATTCTTCCCACTAAAGTATAGAAGATGCTTCACGCCAGAGTTCAGTGAGTCCTTCATAAGGGACTTTAGGAGTAAGGTTGGTTCACCGATGGTTCACGAGTCCTTCAGAGGTATGTTAAGTATTGATGGTGTTAAGTGCATTGAGGCCTTCGGCCACACTTCAGGTACAGTGGTGTGTATTGCTGATGGTGTAATGTTCACCTCGGATGCAGTACAGGGTTCTGGTATAAGGGGTTCAGAAACCACGGATTCAATACCTCAGCTAACGTCTATAGATGATTATCTACAGACCTTAAGTTCATTAAGAAGCATTAAGGTTAACATGCTTGTTCCAGGGCACAATTACTTACCCTTCGCCAAGAGAGTATTGGAGGGGGATGAAATTAGGGGGTTTATTGATGCGTCAGTGGAGTCTGTTAATAGGATACTTAACATTGCTAAGTCCCTACTTGAGGAAAGGCCAATGACAATATGCGAGTTCGCGACGAATCTAATACATGAATATGGGGTTAAGAGGAGCCTTTATCCACAAGCCCTAATAACCGCTGATGCGGTCCTAAGGTACTATAGGAGGAGGGGGATGCTTAAAGTTATTAAGGAGGGGGATGTTGCCTTATACTCTATAGCATAA
- a CDS encoding mandelate racemase/muconate lactonizing enzyme family protein: MRELRITDLKVATVQANFEWTFVRVYAGDLYGTGEAGPAPGLRGMSQHFRRLLLGEDALKIRRIEQKIRWATLYAGTSTYHLASAINIALYDLVGKYLNVPVWRILGGYRDEVRVYVDAHGGKGLEAMNSLLLPEKLPWLTSTEVESGRLVTENNPIHGRLSIEKWNSDYSPESYADRARRMVAEGYTAIKFDLDVPTPYTDPRLIMSGELSLKDIDYLASIVRAVREAVGDGVDIMFDLHWRYSVNTAVRICKAIEQYRPRWIEDPTPAQITISNLDELRLITQNCTIPIETGENLYTVYQFKDLLNTGVRVWAPDIVKAGGVSEGVRIAELASMYDIEYSPHNISSPIGTMAHAHVASVANTFGVLEFHGHDVPFWGEVVKPKRRVIEKGYIRLTDEPGLGVDLDMDVVKRYWPDVEL; encoded by the coding sequence ATGCGTGAATTAAGAATAACCGACTTAAAAGTTGCAACTGTTCAAGCTAACTTCGAGTGGACATTTGTCAGGGTTTATGCAGGTGACTTATACGGTACTGGTGAGGCTGGTCCAGCACCTGGGTTAAGGGGTATGAGTCAGCATTTCAGGAGGCTGCTGCTTGGTGAGGATGCGCTTAAGATTAGGAGGATTGAGCAAAAGATTAGGTGGGCTACATTATACGCTGGTACAAGTACATACCACTTAGCTTCAGCGATAAACATAGCCCTTTACGATCTAGTGGGTAAGTACCTTAATGTACCTGTCTGGAGAATATTAGGTGGGTATAGGGATGAGGTTAGGGTGTACGTTGATGCGCATGGTGGTAAGGGGCTTGAGGCAATGAATTCACTACTGCTTCCGGAAAAATTACCATGGCTCACTAGTACTGAGGTTGAGTCAGGTAGATTAGTTACTGAGAATAATCCAATACACGGTAGATTATCGATTGAGAAGTGGAATAGTGACTATAGCCCAGAGTCCTATGCTGATAGGGCTAGGAGGATGGTGGCTGAGGGTTATACTGCCATTAAGTTTGACTTAGATGTTCCAACACCCTATACTGACCCAAGGTTAATCATGAGTGGTGAACTGAGTCTTAAGGATATTGACTACTTAGCTTCAATAGTTAGGGCTGTTAGGGAGGCTGTGGGTGATGGTGTGGATATAATGTTTGACCTGCATTGGAGGTATAGTGTTAACACTGCGGTGAGGATATGTAAGGCTATTGAGCAGTATAGGCCAAGGTGGATAGAGGATCCAACCCCAGCTCAAATAACGATTAGTAACCTTGATGAATTAAGGTTAATTACGCAGAACTGCACCATACCTATTGAGACTGGTGAGAACCTGTACACCGTATACCAGTTCAAGGACCTCCTCAATACTGGAGTTAGGGTTTGGGCACCCGATATTGTTAAGGCCGGCGGTGTAAGTGAGGGCGTTAGGATCGCTGAATTAGCCTCAATGTATGATATAGAGTACTCGCCTCATAATATATCGTCACCAATAGGCACAATGGCCCATGCCCACGTAGCCTCAGTGGCGAATACGTTTGGTGTCCTTGAATTCCATGGTCATGATGTACCCTTCTGGGGTGAGGTCGTTAAACCTAAGAGGAGGGTAATTGAGAAAGGCTACATTAGGCTTACTGATGAACCTGGATTAGGCGTTGACTTAGATATGGATGTTGTTAAGAGGTATTGGCCTGATGTGGAACTCTAA
- a CDS encoding VIT1/CCC1 transporter family protein, with protein sequence MNQHGEVLGNVNYIEFYRDELTDYYVYSALARVERNQDRKRALEEIASTELRHAKYWELKAKEAGQSVGEFKAPLLKIMFYLVLRILFGLAVVIRLREREEDEAIIRYVNARDFVKDSTLDEIIRDEVVHEDYFIEEATKMSERFSNIRDFIYGMSDGLVEVMAALAGLVPVVTNPLLIAMAGLIVGVAGTISMSIGAYMSVKAQSELMNYRVSKVRTALRILPISTVSDKVLGILKSSGVPEEKARSIAKELSEYKDAVSDMVITRELGYVESTEDATKSAISTGVSYMIGAALVILPFPTIGLISKYAALLASIILMIIATSIAGLFTAVSSNAKIRNAITRNVGLSLLALMITYLVGSLAHALGATVT encoded by the coding sequence ATGAACCAGCACGGTGAAGTGTTAGGTAATGTTAATTACATTGAGTTCTACAGAGATGAGTTAACGGACTACTATGTTTATAGCGCCCTTGCTAGGGTTGAAAGGAATCAGGATAGGAAGAGGGCTTTAGAGGAGATAGCCTCAACAGAGCTTAGGCATGCGAAGTATTGGGAATTAAAGGCAAAGGAGGCGGGTCAAAGTGTTGGTGAATTTAAGGCCCCATTACTTAAGATCATGTTTTACCTAGTCCTAAGAATACTCTTCGGTCTTGCGGTTGTTATTAGGCTTAGGGAGAGGGAGGAGGATGAGGCTATTATAAGGTACGTTAACGCTAGGGATTTCGTAAAGGATTCCACGCTTGATGAAATAATTAGGGATGAGGTAGTACATGAGGATTACTTCATAGAGGAAGCAACTAAAATGAGTGAACGCTTCAGTAACATTAGGGATTTCATATATGGTATGAGCGATGGCTTGGTTGAGGTAATGGCGGCCTTAGCAGGATTAGTACCGGTTGTAACTAACCCGCTGTTAATAGCCATGGCTGGTTTAATAGTGGGGGTCGCCGGCACAATCTCAATGAGCATAGGAGCCTACATGTCGGTTAAGGCCCAATCAGAATTAATGAACTATAGGGTGAGTAAGGTGAGGACAGCTCTTAGGATACTGCCCATTAGTACCGTTAGCGATAAGGTGCTTGGTATCTTAAAAAGTAGCGGTGTACCTGAGGAGAAGGCTAGGAGTATTGCTAAGGAATTAAGTGAGTATAAGGATGCTGTATCGGATATGGTTATAACGAGGGAATTAGGCTACGTGGAATCAACCGAGGACGCTACTAAATCAGCAATAAGCACAGGAGTCTCCTACATGATTGGCGCTGCCTTAGTTATATTGCCATTCCCAACCATTGGGTTAATAAGTAAATACGCAGCATTGTTAGCGTCAATAATATTAATGATTATAGCAACGTCAATAGCCGGCTTATTTACTGCTGTTTCAAGTAACGCTAAGATTCGTAATGCAATCACCAGAAATGTAGGGTTAAGCCTGCTAGCATTAATGATAACATACCTAGTGGGTTCATTAGCCCATGCACTTGGGGCTACTGTGACATAG